A genomic stretch from Malus domestica chromosome 15, GDT2T_hap1 includes:
- the LOC103456210 gene encoding UDP-N-acetylglucosamine transporter UGNT1 — translation MSGSVKNSILPVSDPPRDQERERLIGAGDDEKLFRGSAMTRRGAYAAISYMACAVMLVMFNKAALSSYKFPSANVITLFQMICSCGFLYTLRRWKMISFTVGESLIISDDSTTTLVPLKTLKKTLPLAGAYLLYMLATMESVRGVNVPMYTTLRRTTVVFTMVMEYVLAGQRYTAPIVRSVGLIVLGAFVAGSRDLSFDAYGYGVVFLSNITTAVYLATIARIGKSSGLNSFGLMWCNGFTCGPILLFLTFISGDLKATIEFPYLLSPGFMAVLLCSCILAFFLNYSIFLNTTLNSALTQTICGNLKDFFTVGLGWMLFGGLPFDILNVIGQSLGFLGSGLYAYYKLIGK, via the exons ATGTCGGGTTCGGTCAAGAATTCGATATTGCCGGTGTCGGATCCTCCGAGGGaccaggagagagagagactcatCGGAGCTGGCGACGATGAGAAACTCTTCAGAGGATCCGCCATGACCAGACGTGGAGCCTACGCTGCAATCTCGTACATGGCTTGTGCAG TGATGTTGGTGATGTTCAACAAGGCAGCTCTCTCGTCTTATAAATTTCCAAGTGCAAACGTTATCACACTTTTTCAG ATGATATGTTCATGTGGTTTTCTCTACACCTTGAGACGCTGGAAGATGATTTCTTTCACAGTAGGTGAATCTTTGATTATTTCTGACGACAGCACCACAACACTTGTACCATTAAAAACATTGAAGAAAACCCTTCCTCTTGCAGGAGCTTATTTGCTGTACATG CTAGCCACCATGGAGTCTGTCCGTGGAGTAAATGTTCCCATGTACACCACCCTCAGAAGAACTACCGTGGTATTTACAATGGTTATGGAGTATGTTTTGGCTGGGCAGAGATATACAGCTCCCATTGTTCGAAG TGTCGGCCTGATTGTTCTTGGTGCATTTGTTGCTGGATCTCGGGATTTGTCATTTGATGCCTATGGCTATGGTGTTGTTTTCTTATCCAACATCACAACAGCAGTATATCTTGCAACCATAGCCCGTATTG GGAAATCCAGTGGCCTTAATAGTTTTGGCCTCATGTGGTGTAACG GATTCACATGCGGACCGATTTTGCTGTTTTTGACTTTTATTAGTGGTGACTTGAAGGCAACAATCGagtttccttatcttctttcaCCTGGTTTTATG GCGGTCTTGCTTTGTTCCTGTATACTAGCCTTCTTCTTGAATTACAGCATATTCCTTAACACAACTCTGAATTCAGCTCTTACGCAGACAATTTGCGGTAACTTGAAG gatttttttactgttggacTTGGCTGGATGCTATTCGGCGGCCTTCCATTTGATATT TTGAATGTTATCGGTCAATCTCTCGGTTTCCTTGGCTCTGGGTTGTATGCCTACTATAAGCTCATAGGGAAGTAA
- the LOC103400255 gene encoding uncharacterized protein, translated as MSYSTLRIDDDDFIPVGRSSIERPRRSNSLPFVPLLLVDGFSRKSLSYSALPQEPLRLSVLKLDGSCFDIQVSMTATILELKQAVEAVFSHMPQKGPGKISWPHVWGHFCLCYDNQKLLVETDHIKLYGIKDGDQLHFVRHVSINYSMTKSQSSKKGFLALKQNTTSMLRSLSFQEEDPTDIEKEENGKDVEQNDEVCYDSDHIKNPKYPHCDDEVSIEHNESRLPFLLGEWFPYSKLSAVGTTSKRTWAPSIASGLLLGFRKIFVLCFEKRDKRSSRRDTWRTD; from the exons ATGTCGTATAGCACGCTGAGAATTGACGATGATGATTTTATCCCAGTTGGGCGGTCGTCGATCGAACGGCCTCGCCGCTCCAATTCTCTGCCGTTTGTGCCGTTGCTACTCGTCGATGGCTTCTCCCGCAAGAGCTTGTCGTACTCCGCGCTTCCTCAGGAGCCTCTCCGGCTCTCCGTTCTCAAATTGGATGGCTCTTGCTtcg ATATTCAAGTTTCCATGACAGCCACTATTTTGGAATTAAAGCAGGCAGTCGAGGCCGTTTTCAGTCACATGCCACAGAAGGGACCAGGAAAAATTTCATG GCCACATGTGTGGGGTCATTTCTGCTTGTGCTACGATAATCAGAAGCTACTTGTTGAAACTGATCATATCAAACTTTATGGCATCAAAGACGGTGATCAG CTGCATTTTGTCCGGCATGTTTCAATCAACTACAGCATGACAAAGAGCCAATCGTCAAAGAAAGGGTTCCTtgctttaaaacaaaacacaac GTCAATGTTGCGATCATTGAGCTTTCAAGAGGAAGACCCGACTGAcattgagaaagaagagaatggcAAAGACGTAGAACAGAATGACGAGGTATGTTATGATTCTGATCACATCAAGAATCCAAAGTACCCGCATTGCGATGACGAAGTTTCTATCGAACACAATGAGAGCAGGCTGCCCTTCTTATTGGGAGAATGGTTTCCATACTCCAAACTGTCAGCTGTAGGAACAACATCTAAAAGAACTTGGGCGCCAAGCATAGCCAGTGGGTTGTTGCTTGGGTTTAGGAAGATATTTGTGCTTTGTTTCGAGAAACGCGATAAACGGTCTAGTCGAAGGGATACTTGGAGAACAGATTAG
- the LOC108169624 gene encoding ATP synthase subunit b', chloroplastic, producing MANMIMASSKVPISSSPSTPNPKPRIPLQISIPKMPANLPKLTKPQLVSLSSSLSAIAAASLALAPPSLAEEFEKAALFDFDLTLPIQMVQFLLLMVALDKLYYSPLGNFMDERDAAIREKLGSVKDTSEEVKQLEEQGIAIMRAARAEISAALTKMKKETQGEVEQKLAEGRKKVEAELQEALAKLEEQKEETMKALDSQIANLSDQIVKKVLPL from the coding sequence ATGGCCAACATGATCATGGCTTCCTCCAAAGTCCCCATCTCCTCCTCCCCTTCTaccccaaacccaaaacccagaatCCCACTCCAAATCTCCATCCCCAAAATGCCAGCAAACCTCCCAAAGCTCACAAAGCCCCAATTGGTATCCCTATCCTCCTCCCTCTCCGCCATCGCCGCCGCCTCGCTCGCATTGGCGCCACCTTCCCTGGCGGAGGAATTCGAGAAGGCGGCCCTGTTCGACTTCGACCTGACCCTCCCCATCCAGATGGTGCAGTTCCTGCTGCTGATGGTGGCGCTGGACAAGCTCTACTACAGCCCACTGGGGAACTTCATGGACGAGAGGGACGCGGCCATCAGGGAGAAGCTGGGGAGCGTGAAGGACACGTCGGAGGAGGTGAAGCAGCTTGAGGAGCAAGGCATCGCCATCATGAGGGCGGCGAGGGCGGAGATATCGGCGGCGCTGacgaagatgaagaaggagacgCAGGGGGAGGTGGAGCAGAAGTTGGCGGAGGGGAGGAAAAAGGTGGAGGCGGAGCTGCAGGAGGCGTTGGCGAAGTTGGAGGAGCAGAAGGAGGAGACCATGAAGGCGCTTGACTCACAGATTGCCAATCTCAGTGACCAGATTGTAAAGAAGGTCCTTCCTCTCTGA
- the LOC103456212 gene encoding protein KINASE OF THE OUTER CHLOROPLAST MEMBRANE 1: MAKQVVANQPSASFEYELLDRDSDGLRTIGAFSEQTSPWIEPVKLKLRHRIGRGPFGDVWLATHHQSTEDYDEYHEVAIKMFHSIKEDNMRAVLDKLADIFHKCQGVGGVCWLYGTSIISGKICIIMRLYEGSVGDKMAQLRGGKLSLPDVLRYGIGLAAGILELHSKGILVLNLKPSNVLLNEKDQAILGDFGIPYLLLGVPLISSDMTRRIGTPNYMAPEQWQPEVRGPISFETDSWGFGCSIVEMLTGVRPWGGKSVDEISYLVVGKQEKPDIPSGLPPAIENILLGCFEYDLRSRPLITNILTLFKSLQSTISSDGDWTGLGIRTIKEKSSSIGYTEWFLSKDQLQVGDTVRSRKPPNCCKPENMHIPEGTVVGVEHDADQHGFDLVRVHGIHDPLRVHVSTLERVTFGLAAGDWVRLKKEDKKHSPVGILHSINRDGNVAVGFIGLETLWKGNSSEFQMAESYCVGQFVKLKANVLSPRFEWPRKRKGTWATGKITWILPNGCLVVKFPGMLTFGEENSTFVADPAEVELVTFDTCPGIVKKYQHLEDFHWAVRPLLVALGIFTAMKLGIFVGTKAGGSRVKKQQSGATPNEIQHTDGQNSGNPAWIPPNMKNILFREGVTTGPAR, translated from the exons ATGGCTAAACAAGTTGTTGCTAACCAACCGTCAGCTTCATTTGAGTACGAGCTTTTAGATCGTGATTCTGATGGCCTGAGAACTATTGGAGCCTTTTCAGAACAGACAAGTCCTTGGATTGAACCTgtaaaattgaaacttagacACAGAATTGGGAGGGGACCCTTTGGTGATGTTTGGTTAGCAACCCATCATCAGTCAACAGAAGATTATGATGAGTATCATGAGGTGGCTATCAAGATGTTCCATTCAATCAAAGAAGACAACATGAGGGCTGTGTTGGATAAACTGGCTGATATTTTTCACAAATGTCAAGGAGTTGGCGGTGTTTGTTGGCTATATGGAACTTCAATCATCAGTGGAAAG ATATGCATCATCATGAGATTATATGAGGGATCCGTTGGTGACAAAATGGCACAACTCAGAGGAGGGAAGCTCTCACTTCCTGATGTTTTGAG GTATGGGATTGGTTTGGCTGCGGGGATTCTTGAACTACACTCCAAAGGCATCTTGGTTCTTAATCTTAAACCTTCTAATGTTCTTCTGAATGAAAAGGACCAAGCaattcttggtgattttggtATTCCTTATCTATTGCTTGGCGTACCATTGATAAGCTCAGATATGACTCGGAGGATTGGAACCCCAAACTACATGGCACCTGAACAATGGCAACCAGAAGTAAGAGGTCCAATATCTTTTGAGACCGACTCGTGGGGTTTTGGGTGCAGCATTGTGGAAATGTTGACCGGTGTCCGTCCTTGGGGCGGAAAATCTGTTGATGAAATATCTTATTTAGTTGTTGGAAAGCAAGAAAAACCAGACATACCAAGTGGCCTTCCTCCTGCAATAGAGAATATTCTTCTTGGTTGCTTTGAGTACGATTTGAGGAGTCGCCCTTTAATAACGAACATATTGACTTTATTCAAAAG CTTGCAGAGTACAATCTCCAGTGATGGAGACTGGACGGGTCTTGGGATAAGAACAATCAAGGAAAAATCGAGTAGCATTGGCTACACTGAGTGGTTCCTTTCAAAGGATCAACTGCAAGTGGGTGACACGGTGCGTTCCAGAAAGCCACCAAACTGCTGCAAGCCTGAAAACATGCATATTCCAGAAGGCACAGTAGTGGGTGTCGAACATGATGCAGATCAACATGGGTTTGATTTGGTGAGAGTCCATGGCATCCATGACCCACTGAGGGTTCATGTTTCGACTCTGGAGCGGGTCACTTTTGGCTTGGCAGCTGGTGATTGGGTACGCTTGAAGAAAGAAGACAAGAAACACTCACCAGTAGGTATTCTTCATTCCATCAATCGTGATGGTAATGTAGCTGTTGGATTTATAGGGTTGGAAACTCTCTGGAAGGGAAATTCTTCAGAGTTTCAGATGGCAGAGTCCTACTGTGTGGGTCAGTTTGTCAAGCTGAAAGCTAATGTATTGAGCCCTCGATTTGAATGGCCCCGTAAGAGGAAAGGGACATGGGCCACCGGGAAAATAACGTGGATCCTACCAAATGGGTGCCTTGTTGTCAAGTTCCCGGGAATGCTGACCTTTGGGGAAGAGAACTCAACCTTTGTAGCTGATCCTGCTGAAGTGGAATTGGTTACGTTTGATACATGTCCAGGAATAGTGAAGAAGTACCAACATCTTGAGGATTTTCATTGGGCAGTGAGGCCACTTCTGGTTGCATTGGGCATATTTACAGCCATGAAGCTAGGCATTTTTGTTGGAACAAAGGCGGGGGGGTCCAGGGTGAAGAAGCAACAGAGCGGTGCTACTCCGAATGAGATTCAGCATACCGATGGTCAGAATTCTGGAAACCCGGCGTGGATTCCTCCTAATATGAAAAATATCCTTTTCAGAGAAGGTGTTACCACCGGTCCTGCTCGGTAG
- the LOC103456211 gene encoding uncharacterized protein: protein MAFSAAAARSNLRTSSSQPYCKLCSLRFSTKQNKVAFRATTEGKGSSLRVVRSVLNNRKSSISDNGASEPARILLERLFAQTQKLEEQMNRNSRHPQDVQLGFNLEILESDLHAALAALKKKEEDLQDAERKVFFEHCALHRTKEELEQREKEIAAASCRYEKIGEELKQANLRLSSQAWHIEDLKLRLRERDQENAAAQSALSLKEEELEQMRNELLKKSEEAAKSKSELESKAHLLNEANEVVKKQEVEIQGLRKSLQEKEAELEVFQMQRKNEAEKLKVAEDKLEKRTMEWLLAQEELNKLSEEASRHARETNETLEDFRRVKKVLADVRSELVSSQKSLASSRQKMEDQGKLLENQWEELEEQKGSITSYLTTLKDAQIELQSERSKLRVAEAQKNALERDLSMEKELMEDLQELLKKERYSLHQAINGISSLQNKLDKKNAEFGKMRNLLQDKESEMVQAKIAIQHLKSERDTLQVILDEKDSELLNARNKLEEVNNEVAELKMLLNSKEDQLIQATTLLKEKDEHVNMMQNELNDTKLKYSEAETVVERIVELTNKLVISIKDDESLDDMSHELLPQLWEKPADGFGLQIKHLQTELESARDSLRIKEMEVLASQRDLTLKDEELKMVIGRLETKEKEVKQLKEEAEDANDLRKLYALAQERLGEKTIGDLAIEKLQLEAAQLEVEAATGALHKLTEMSGELLRNASLSIEADGSIFFPNGYDPSISMVENNECLTEVTAEVARISALTDKLVKEAGVVSAGPAAGQ from the exons ATGGCCTTCTCTGCCGCCGCCGCTCGCTCCAATCTCCGGACCTCCTCTTCTCAACCCTACTGCAAg TTGTGCTCGCTTAGATTTAGCACAAAGCAGAACAAAGTAGCTTTTAGAGCTACCACGGAAGGGAAAGGCTCTTCCTTGAGGGTTGTTCGATCAGTCTTGAATAACAGGAAGTCGAGCATTAGTGACAATGGAGCTTCTGAACCTGCAAGGATTCTTCTCGAGAGGTTGTTTGCACAGACACAGAAACTGGAAGAGCAGATGAACAGAAATTCTCGTCATCCTCAGGATGTCCAGCTAGGATTTaaccttgaaatccttgagtcTGATCTTCACGCTGCATTGGCAGCactgaagaagaaggaagaagatttGCAGGATGCCGAAAGAAAAGTTTTCTTTGAGCACTGTGCATTGCACCGCACAAAGGAGGAGCTGGAGCAACGGGAGAAAGAAATTGCTGCAGCTTCTTGCAGGTATGAAAAAATAGGGGAGGAATTGAAGCAGGCTAATCTTCGCCTATCTTCTCAGGCCTGGCATATAGAGGACCTAAAGCTTCGgcttagagagagagatcagGAAAATGCGGCTGCACAGTCGGCACTTTCTTTGAAAGAAGAGGAATTGGAACAAATGAGAAATGAATTGCTGAAAAAGAGTGAAGAAGCTGCTAAGTCCAAGTCTGAACTTGAATCCAAGGCTCACCTGCTGAATGAAGCCAATGAAGTTGTCAAAAAACAAGAAGTTGAGATTCAAGGACTCCGGAAATCTCTGCAGGAGAAAGAAGCAGAATTGGAAGTTTTTCAAATGCAGAGGAAGAATGAAGCGGAGAAACTAAAAGTTGCGGAGGACAAATTGGAGAAGCGGACAATGGAGTGGTTATTGGCACAGGAAGAACTTAATAAATTATCAGAGGAAGCATCCAGACACGCACGAGAAACTAATGAAACTTTAGAGGATTTCAGAAGAGTGAAGAAGGTTCTTGCTGACGTGAGGTCAGAGTTGGTTTCATCTCAGAAATCTCTGGCATCTTCTAGACAGAAAATGGAAGATCAAGGGAAGCTTTTGGAAAACCAATGGGAAGAACTTGAAGAACAGAAGGGAAGCATTACGTCTTACTTAACAACTCTGAAAGATGCCCAAATAGAATTACAGAGTGAAAGATCAAAGCTTAGGGTTGCAGAGGCTCAAAAGAATGCACTTGAACGTGACTTATCCATGGAAAAGGAGCTTATGGAAGATTTACAGGAGCTGTTGAAGAAAGAGAGGTACTCTTTGCATCAGGCTATCAATGGGATTTCTTCTCTCCAAAATAAGCTAGACAAGAAAAACGCTGAATTTGGGAAAATGCGCAATCTTCTGCAGGATAAGGAGTCGGAAATGGTGCAGGCTAAGATCGCAATTCAGCATTTGAAATCTGAGCGGGATACCTTACAGGTTATTTTGGATGAGAAGGATTCGGAACTTTTGAATGCAAGGAATAAGCTTGAGGAAGTAAATAATGAAGTTGCAGAGCTCAAGATGCTACTGAACAGTAAAGAGGACCAGCTTATTCAAGCAACTACTCTGCTCAAGGAGAAAGACGAACATGTAAACATGATGCAAAATGAGTTGAACGATACGAAGCTCAAATATTCAGAAGCTGAAACTGTGGTAGAACGGATTGTGGAACTCACTAACAAGTTGGTTATATCCATCAAGGATGATGAGTCGCTTGATGACATGAGCCACGAGTTACTGCCGCAACTATGGGAGAAACCAGCTGATGGTTTCGGGTTGCAAATAAAACATCTTCAAACTGAGCTTGAATCAGCAAGGGACAGCTTAAGAATAAAAGAAATGGAAGTTCTAGCTTCTCAGAGGGACCTCACGCTCAAAGACGAGGAGCTTAAGATGGTTATCGGGAGACtcgaaacaaaagaaaaagaagtaaAGCAATTGAAAGAAGAGGCAGAAGACGCTAATGATCTGAGAAAGCTATATGCATTGGCGCAAGAGAGACTGGGGGAGAAGACCATTGGAGACTTGGcaatcgagaagcttcaacTTGAGGCAGCCCAACTAGAAGTTGAAGCTGCGACCGGTGCACTCCACAAACTTACAGAAATGAGTGGGGAACTTTTACGAAATGCCAGCCTGAGCATTGAGGCCGATGGAAGTATATTCTTTCCAAATGGTTACGATCCTAGCATAAGCATGGTGGAGAACAATGAATGTTTAACTGAGGTGACAGCGGAAGTTGCCCGGATTTCGGCTTTGACTGATAAGCTTGTGAAAGAGGCTGGTGTTGTAAGTGCAGGGCCTGCTGCAGGTCAGTAG